A single Hippocampus zosterae strain Florida chromosome 19, ASM2543408v3, whole genome shotgun sequence DNA region contains:
- the LOC127591894 gene encoding gastrula zinc finger protein XlCGF8.2DB-like isoform X3, whose protein sequence is MCARTAEYEEELCGEKEEHKRQRQLLDAMSRMHPRIVLYGADISEDGCPERLDAEPSHIKEEEESREVSHFQVEEEAQALYIKKEEEPERPCTKDGDNTSSNIDGDEDEESDGDLTCHTDNKLWKCSRCGKMFTGMRALKRHVRTHTGEKPFACSDCGQRFSRKGNLKRHMRIHTGEKLFICSDCGHRFSEEESLNDHKRTHTGEKPFSCLACGQRFSHKGSLIRHTRTHTGEKPFSCSVCGQKFSRKGTLKTHTRTHTGDKPFSCSICGQRFSERGHLKRHTKTHTGEKPFACSVCGQRFSEKGHLKNHTRTHTGEKPFACSLCGQRFSEKRTLKTHTRRHTGEKPFACSDCGKRFCQKVQLVSHTITHTAE, encoded by the exons ATGTGCGCAAGGACAGCAGAGTACGAGGAGGAActttgtggagaaaaagaggaacACAAGCGACAACGTCAACTACTGGACGCCATGAGCAGGATGCATCCAAGAATTGTTCTTTACGGAGCAG ACATCAGTGAAGATGGTTGTCCTGAGCGGCTGGATGCAGAGCCCTCtcacattaaagaggaagaggagagcagAGAGGTCTCCCACTTTCAGGTGGAAGAGGAGGCCCAGGCCCTTTACAttaaaaaagaggaggagccAGAGCGCCCTTGCACGAAAGATGGTGACAACACATCatcaaatattgatggtgatgaggatgaagagtcTGATGGTGATCTGACATGTCACACTGACAACAAACTCTGGAAATGTTCTCGGTGTGGGAAGATGTTTACTGGTATGAGGGCTTTGAAAAGACATGTGAGAACCCACaccggtgagaaaccttttgcctgttcagattgtggccaaagattctctcggaAGGGAAACTTAAAAAGACACATGAGAATACATACAGGTGAGAAACTTTTTAtctgttcagattgtggccacAGATTCTCTGAGGAGGAAAGCTTAAATgatcacaaaagaacccacactggagagaaacctttttcctgcttggcttgtggtcaaagattctctcatAAGGGAAGCTTAATTCgccacacaagaacccacactggtgagaaacctttttcctgctcagtGTGTGGCCAAAAATTCTCTCGGAAAGGAaccttaaaaacacacaccagaacacacactggtgacaaacctttttcctgctcaatttgtggccaaagattctctgagAGGGGACAT ttaaaaaggcacacaaaaacacatactggtgagaaaccctttgcctgctcagtttgtggccaaagattttctGAGAAGGGACACTTAAAAAATCACACAAGAactcacactggtgagaaaccttttgcctgctcactttgtggccaaagattctctgagAAGAGAaccttaaaaacacacactagaagacacactggtgagaaaccttttgcctgctcggaTTGTGGCAAAAGATTCTGTCAGAAAGTACAATTAGTTTCCCACACAATAACCCACACTGCTGAATAA
- the LOC127591894 gene encoding gastrula zinc finger protein XlCGF57.1-like isoform X1 has translation MCARTAEYEEELCGEKEEHKRQRQLLDAMSRMHPRIVLYGADISEDGCPERLDAEPSHIKEEEESREVSHFQVEEEAQALYIKKEEEPERPCTKDGDNTSSNIDGDEDEESDGDLTCHTDNKLWKCSRCGKMFTGMRALKRHVRTHTGEKPFACSDCGQRFSRKGNLKRHMRIHTGEKLFICSDCGHRFSEEESLNDHKRTHTGEKPFSCLACGQRFSHKGSLIRHTRTHTGEKPFSCSVCGQKFSRKGTLKTHTRTHTGDKPFSCSICGQRFSERGHLKSHTRIHTGEKPFACSVCGQRFSQNGHLIHHTRSHTGEKPFSCLACGQRFSRKGHLNNHTRTHTGEKPFSCSICGQRFSEKGHLKRHTKTHTGEKPFACSVCGQRFSEKGHLKNHTRTHTGEKPFACSLCGQRFSEKRTLKTHTRRHTGEKPFACSDCGKRFCQKVQLVSHTITHTAE, from the exons ATGTGCGCAAGGACAGCAGAGTACGAGGAGGAActttgtggagaaaaagaggaacACAAGCGACAACGTCAACTACTGGACGCCATGAGCAGGATGCATCCAAGAATTGTTCTTTACGGAGCAG ACATCAGTGAAGATGGTTGTCCTGAGCGGCTGGATGCAGAGCCCTCtcacattaaagaggaagaggagagcagAGAGGTCTCCCACTTTCAGGTGGAAGAGGAGGCCCAGGCCCTTTACAttaaaaaagaggaggagccAGAGCGCCCTTGCACGAAAGATGGTGACAACACATCatcaaatattgatggtgatgaggatgaagagtcTGATGGTGATCTGACATGTCACACTGACAACAAACTCTGGAAATGTTCTCGGTGTGGGAAGATGTTTACTGGTATGAGGGCTTTGAAAAGACATGTGAGAACCCACaccggtgagaaaccttttgcctgttcagattgtggccaaagattctctcggaAGGGAAACTTAAAAAGACACATGAGAATACATACAGGTGAGAAACTTTTTAtctgttcagattgtggccacAGATTCTCTGAGGAGGAAAGCTTAAATgatcacaaaagaacccacactggagagaaacctttttcctgcttggcttgtggtcaaagattctctcatAAGGGAAGCTTAATTCgccacacaagaacccacactggtgagaaacctttttcctgctcagtGTGTGGCCAAAAATTCTCTCGGAAAGGAaccttaaaaacacacaccagaacacacactggtgacaaacctttttcctgctcaatttgtggccaaagattctctgagAGGGGACATCTCAAAAGCCACACAAGAATCCACACGggtgagaaaccctttgcctgttcagtgtgtggccaaagattctctcagaatgGACACTTAATTCACCACACAAGAagccacactggtgagaaacctttttcctgcttagcttgtggtcaaagattctctcGGAAGGGACACTTAAATaaccacacaagaacacacactggtgagaaacccttttcctgctcaatttgtggccaaagattctctgagAAGGGACActtaaaaaggcacacaaaaacacatactggtgagaaaccctttgcctgctcagtttgtggccaaagattttctGAGAAGGGACACTTAAAAAATCACACAAGAactcacactggtgagaaaccttttgcctgctcactttgtggccaaagattctctgagAAGAGAaccttaaaaacacacactagaagacacactggtgagaaaccttttgcctgctcggaTTGTGGCAAAAGATTCTGTCAGAAAGTACAATTAGTTTCCCACACAATAACCCACACTGCTGAATAA
- the LOC127591894 gene encoding gastrula zinc finger protein XlCGF8.2DB-like isoform X2, whose amino-acid sequence MCARTAEYEEELCGEKEEHKRQRQLLDAMSRMHPRIVLYGADISEDGCPERLDAEPSHIKEEEESREVSHFQVEEEAQALYIKKEEEPERPCTKDGDNTSSNIDGDEDEESDGDLTCHTDNKLWKCSRCGKMFTGMRALKRHVRTHTGEKPFACSDCGQRFSRKGNLKRHMRIHTGEKLFICSDCGHRFSEEESLNDHKRTHTGEKPFSCLACGQRFSHKGSLIRHTRTHTGEKPFSCSVCGQKFSRKGTLKTHTRTHTGDKPFSCSICGQRFSEKGHLKRHTKTHTGEKPFACSVCGQRFSEKGHLKNHTRTHTGEKPFACSLCGQRFSEKRTLKTHTRRHTGEKPFACSDCGKRFCQKVQLVSHTITHTAE is encoded by the exons ATGTGCGCAAGGACAGCAGAGTACGAGGAGGAActttgtggagaaaaagaggaacACAAGCGACAACGTCAACTACTGGACGCCATGAGCAGGATGCATCCAAGAATTGTTCTTTACGGAGCAG ACATCAGTGAAGATGGTTGTCCTGAGCGGCTGGATGCAGAGCCCTCtcacattaaagaggaagaggagagcagAGAGGTCTCCCACTTTCAGGTGGAAGAGGAGGCCCAGGCCCTTTACAttaaaaaagaggaggagccAGAGCGCCCTTGCACGAAAGATGGTGACAACACATCatcaaatattgatggtgatgaggatgaagagtcTGATGGTGATCTGACATGTCACACTGACAACAAACTCTGGAAATGTTCTCGGTGTGGGAAGATGTTTACTGGTATGAGGGCTTTGAAAAGACATGTGAGAACCCACaccggtgagaaaccttttgcctgttcagattgtggccaaagattctctcggaAGGGAAACTTAAAAAGACACATGAGAATACATACAGGTGAGAAACTTTTTAtctgttcagattgtggccacAGATTCTCTGAGGAGGAAAGCTTAAATgatcacaaaagaacccacactggagagaaacctttttcctgcttggcttgtggtcaaagattctctcatAAGGGAAGCTTAATTCgccacacaagaacccacactggtgagaaacctttttcctgctcagtGTGTGGCCAAAAATTCTCTCGGAAAGGAaccttaaaaacacacaccagaacacacactggtgacaaac ccttttcctgctcaatttgtggccaaagattctctgagAAGGGACActtaaaaaggcacacaaaaacacatactggtgagaaaccctttgcctgctcagtttgtggccaaagattttctGAGAAGGGACACTTAAAAAATCACACAAGAactcacactggtgagaaaccttttgcctgctcactttgtggccaaagattctctgagAAGAGAaccttaaaaacacacactagaagacacactggtgagaaaccttttgcctgctcggaTTGTGGCAAAAGATTCTGTCAGAAAGTACAATTAGTTTCCCACACAATAACCCACACTGCTGAATAA